From Woronichinia naegeliana WA131, the proteins below share one genomic window:
- the nadB gene encoding L-aspartate oxidase, producing MIETDFDVIVVGSGAAGLYATLCLPASLRIALITKAKLKTGASDWAQGGIAAAIAPTDSPQFHCQDTLEAGAGLCEPQAVQFLVEHAPQAIQDLVNLGVSFDRHGSDLALTLEAAHSQPRVLHAADTTGRAIVSVLMDKVLACPHIQIFSQAIALGLDCDPETQTCQGISLLYQNQVRWLSARAVLLATGGGGQVFVQTTNPAVSTGDGVALAWRAGAILQDLEFFQFHPTALTKPGVPHFLISEAVRGEGAHLLDRVGDRFAFRYHPKGELAPRDVVSRAIFQHLEATETDPTTAKVYLDLSPIEPERIQRRFPNIIKRCLGWGIDILTELQIPVAPAAHYWMGGIRTALDCRTSITGLYGIGETTSTGVHGANRLASNSLLECIVFASQLTQIDLPPVSQPSISLPPIICTEDWSSDWATIQQLRQSLPVLMWHSAGICRTQSHLETAIAEVEAWRQIFEQLPSSQYLTTIPKGQTVQLLENLEEEKLRTWSETRNLLDIAYLILKSALFRQESRGGHYRLDYPETSPEWQVHTLINGDRWQTGAIHFL from the coding sequence ATGATTGAAACGGACTTTGATGTGATTGTCGTCGGTTCTGGGGCTGCGGGGCTGTATGCAACCTTGTGTTTACCCGCTTCCCTTCGTATTGCTTTAATCACCAAAGCCAAATTGAAAACGGGGGCCAGTGATTGGGCCCAGGGAGGCATTGCTGCCGCGATCGCCCCAACCGATTCGCCTCAATTTCACTGTCAGGATACGCTTGAAGCTGGTGCCGGACTTTGTGAACCTCAAGCGGTACAGTTTTTAGTTGAACACGCTCCCCAGGCCATTCAAGATCTCGTCAATTTAGGGGTCAGCTTTGACCGTCATGGTTCAGATTTAGCCTTAACCCTAGAGGCAGCCCATTCTCAACCCAGGGTGCTCCATGCCGCCGATACAACGGGCCGGGCCATTGTTAGTGTCTTAATGGATAAAGTCTTGGCCTGTCCCCATATTCAAATTTTTTCCCAGGCGATCGCCCTTGGTTTAGACTGTGATCCTGAAACCCAAACTTGTCAGGGCATTAGTCTGCTTTACCAAAATCAGGTGCGGTGGCTATCGGCAAGGGCGGTGCTTTTGGCCACAGGGGGCGGCGGCCAGGTGTTTGTGCAAACGACCAATCCGGCAGTTAGTACAGGAGATGGGGTGGCCTTGGCTTGGCGGGCGGGAGCAATTTTACAGGATTTAGAATTTTTTCAATTTCATCCCACGGCCTTAACGAAACCTGGGGTGCCTCATTTTTTGATTAGTGAAGCGGTTCGGGGAGAAGGAGCGCATTTATTGGATCGGGTCGGCGATCGCTTTGCCTTTCGTTACCATCCGAAGGGAGAATTAGCCCCCAGGGATGTGGTGAGTCGGGCGATTTTTCAGCATTTGGAAGCTACGGAAACCGATCCCACAACCGCAAAAGTTTATTTGGATCTTAGTCCCATTGAACCGGAACGCATTCAACGACGTTTTCCCAACATTATCAAACGTTGTCTGGGATGGGGCATCGATATTTTAACCGAACTGCAAATTCCAGTGGCCCCAGCAGCCCATTATTGGATGGGAGGAATCCGCACGGCTCTCGATTGTCGCACCTCGATTACCGGTCTCTATGGGATCGGTGAAACAACCAGTACCGGAGTTCATGGAGCTAATCGTTTAGCCAGTAATTCCCTGTTGGAATGTATTGTTTTTGCTTCTCAATTAACTCAGATTGACTTACCTCCAGTCTCGCAGCCATCGATTTCTCTTCCCCCAATTATTTGTACAGAAGATTGGTCATCGGATTGGGCGACAATTCAACAATTGCGTCAATCTTTACCGGTTTTAATGTGGCATTCGGCGGGCATTTGTCGAACTCAATCCCATCTAGAAACCGCGATCGCGGAAGTAGAAGCATGGCGACAAATTTTTGAACAACTTCCCAGTAGTCAATATTTAACGACGATTCCTAAGGGTCAAACGGTGCAATTATTGGAAAATCTAGAGGAAGAAAAGCTGCGTACCTGGTCAGAAACTCGCAATCTCTTGGATATTGCCTATCTGATTTTAAAAAGTGCTCTTTTTCGGCAAGAAAGTCGTGGCGGCCATTACCGTTTGGATTATCCTGAAACCTCACCCGAATGGCAAGTTCACACTTTGATTAACGGCGATCGCTGGCAAACAGGAGCA
- a CDS encoding metalloregulator ArsR/SmtB family transcription factor — protein sequence MNTSVTLAPPTIQAGFHALSDPWRLQIIELLRSQELCVCELMEKLEISQSKLSFHLKILKEAGLVQTRQEGRWIYYRLNLAQFVLMEEYFANLRRYSPILPGRSC from the coding sequence ATGAATACTTCTGTGACGCTTGCCCCCCCAACTATTCAAGCGGGTTTCCATGCCCTTTCCGATCCCTGGCGACTGCAAATTATTGAGCTACTGCGATCGCAGGAATTATGTGTGTGTGAACTGATGGAAAAACTGGAAATCAGTCAGTCTAAGCTCTCCTTTCACCTCAAAATCCTCAAGGAAGCGGGGCTAGTTCAGACTCGTCAAGAGGGGCGTTGGATCTATTACCGTTTAAATCTGGCTCAATTTGTCCTGATGGAAGAGTATTTTGCTAATTTGCGGCGTTATAGTCCGATTTTGCCGGGCCGTTCTTGTTGA